In Carassius auratus strain Wakin chromosome 36, ASM336829v1, whole genome shotgun sequence, the following are encoded in one genomic region:
- the LOC113055468 gene encoding uncharacterized protein LOC113055468, whose amino-acid sequence MEKCYFYINGRESNSKVSSSCQLSLTGSQISVWSGGQSSSVRISCFYTVTKKQVQIPSAHSDPVTVTVQISTPTTTEHMTTSRPMTTYLPQAKLRASASVILETDSVELSCENTEDLKMEKCYFNINGRESNLKVSSSCQLSLTGSQISVWSEGQSSSVRISCFYTVMKKQVQKPSAHSDPVTVTVQISMVTSTDKTATKTTVRHTVHTHSEGSWLSVVLVFTVIGLFLSGLIGFIFLCRFTSSADVLTEVYYTSCQIETTSLLTSSDCPSKHG is encoded by the exons ATGGAGAAGTGTTACTTCTATATAAATGGAAgagaaagtaactcaaaagtgaGCTCATCATGTCAGCTCTCACTCACTGGATCTCAGATCAGTGTTTGGTCTGGAGGTCAGAGTTCATCTGTGAGAATAAGCTGCTTCTACACTGTGACGAAGAAACAAGTTCAAATACCATCTGCTCACTCTGATCCAGTGACGGTTACAGTCCAGA TTTCAACACCAACCACCACTGAACATATGACTACATCAAGACCCATGACAACTT ATCTTCCTCAGGCCAAGTTGAGAGCGTCTGCGTCAGTTATTCTGGAAACCGACTCAGTTGAGCTGAGCTGTGAGAATACTGAAGATCTGAAGATGGAGAAGTGTTACTTCAACATAAATGGAAGAGAAAGTAACTTAAAAGTGAGCTCATCATGTCAGCTCTCACTCACTGGATCTCAGATCAGTGTTTGGTCTGAAGGTCAGAGTTCATCTGTGAGAATAAGCTGCTTCTACACTGTGATGAAGAAACAAGTTCAAAAACCATCTGCTCACTCTGATCCAGTGACAGTAACTGTCCAGA TCTCAATGGTGACCTCTACTGATAAAACTGCCACAAAAACAA CTGTTCGTCACACTGTTCACACTCACTCTGAAG GCTCATGGCTTTCAGTAGTGCTGGTTTTCACTGTTATTGGTTTATTTCTGTCTGGACTCATAGGATTCATCTTTCTGTGCcgcttcacca GTTCTGCTGATGTTCTCACAGAGGTGTATTACACCTCCTGCCAGATAGAAACAACATCTCTTTTAACCTCTTCTGACTGCCCCTCAAAACATGGATGA
- the LOC113055471 gene encoding mucin-5AC-like isoform X3 gives MELFIFIVFQLLTEVQSYNSLQKPFISVSDNDDQLNIVCEIPHSFRADFICSFYTEDDVLLDQCVSWWSQFGVNICMFDLSRSELFTRSVNSRQLSCVYSLKTEPEIRSPHSDTIIIRDTIPITVTITFRNTIRVSTSTSTEHTTTTTAPTTYVQSKTSLPTSTAKETLTVLTVMSGSETTIYNKTVDFQSESNLLTSAATETTDPWHYFCLDS, from the exons aTGGAGTTGTTCATCTTCATAGTGTTTCAGCTCCTGACGGAGGTTCAGTCTTACA ATTCCCTTCAGAAACCCTTCATCAGTGTTAGTGATAATGATGACCAGCTCAACATAGTATGTGAAATACCACATTCATTCAGAGCTGATTTCATCTGTAGTTTCTACACTGAGGATGATGTTCTTCTGGATCAATGTGTCTCTTGGTGGAGTCAGTTTGGAGTGAATATTTGTATGTTTGATTTAAGTCGTAGTGAACTCTTCACACGATCAGTGAACAGCAGACAGCTGAGCTGTGTTTATTCACTCAAGACTGAACCTGAGATCAGATCACCACACAGTGACACAATCATCATCAGAGACACAATCCCCATCACAGTCACAATCACCTTCAGAAACACGATCAGAG TTTCAACATCAACCAGCACAGAACATACGACTACAACAACAGCCCCGACAACCT atgTCCAATCCAAGACAAGCCTGCCAACCAGCACAGCAAAGGAAACCCTGA CAGTGTTAACTGTAATGTCGGGTTCTGAAAcaacaatatacaataaaactg TAGACTTTCAATCAGAATCAAACCTGCTAACCAGCGCAGCAACGGAAACCACGG ACCCATGGCATTATTTCTGTCTGGACTCATAG
- the LOC113055471 gene encoding mucin-5AC-like isoform X4: protein MELFIFIVFQLLTEVQSYNSLQKPFISVSDNDDQLNIVCEIPHSFRADFICSFYTEDDVLLDQCVSWWSQFGVNICMFDLSRSELFTRSVNSRQLSCVYSLKTEPEIRSPHSDTIIIRDTIPITVTITFRNTIRVSTSTSTEHTTTTTAPTTYVQSKTSLPTSTAKETLTVLTVMSGSETTIYNKTDFQSESNLLTSAATETTDPWHYFCLDS from the exons aTGGAGTTGTTCATCTTCATAGTGTTTCAGCTCCTGACGGAGGTTCAGTCTTACA ATTCCCTTCAGAAACCCTTCATCAGTGTTAGTGATAATGATGACCAGCTCAACATAGTATGTGAAATACCACATTCATTCAGAGCTGATTTCATCTGTAGTTTCTACACTGAGGATGATGTTCTTCTGGATCAATGTGTCTCTTGGTGGAGTCAGTTTGGAGTGAATATTTGTATGTTTGATTTAAGTCGTAGTGAACTCTTCACACGATCAGTGAACAGCAGACAGCTGAGCTGTGTTTATTCACTCAAGACTGAACCTGAGATCAGATCACCACACAGTGACACAATCATCATCAGAGACACAATCCCCATCACAGTCACAATCACCTTCAGAAACACGATCAGAG TTTCAACATCAACCAGCACAGAACATACGACTACAACAACAGCCCCGACAACCT atgTCCAATCCAAGACAAGCCTGCCAACCAGCACAGCAAAGGAAACCCTGA CAGTGTTAACTGTAATGTCGGGTTCTGAAAcaacaatatacaataaaactg ACTTTCAATCAGAATCAAACCTGCTAACCAGCGCAGCAACGGAAACCACGG ACCCATGGCATTATTTCTGTCTGGACTCATAG
- the LOC113055471 gene encoding mucin-5AC-like isoform X6 yields the protein MELFIFIVFQLLTEVQSYNSLQKPFISVSDNDDQLNIVCEIPHSFRADFICSFYTEDDVLLDQCVSWWSQFGVNICMFDLSRSELFTRSVNSRQLSCVYSLKTEPEIRSPHSDTIIIRDTIPITVTITFRNTIRVSTSTSTEHTTTTTAPTTYVQSKTSLPTSTAKETLMLTVMSGSETTIYNKTDFQSESNLLTSAATETTDPWHYFCLDS from the exons aTGGAGTTGTTCATCTTCATAGTGTTTCAGCTCCTGACGGAGGTTCAGTCTTACA ATTCCCTTCAGAAACCCTTCATCAGTGTTAGTGATAATGATGACCAGCTCAACATAGTATGTGAAATACCACATTCATTCAGAGCTGATTTCATCTGTAGTTTCTACACTGAGGATGATGTTCTTCTGGATCAATGTGTCTCTTGGTGGAGTCAGTTTGGAGTGAATATTTGTATGTTTGATTTAAGTCGTAGTGAACTCTTCACACGATCAGTGAACAGCAGACAGCTGAGCTGTGTTTATTCACTCAAGACTGAACCTGAGATCAGATCACCACACAGTGACACAATCATCATCAGAGACACAATCCCCATCACAGTCACAATCACCTTCAGAAACACGATCAGAG TTTCAACATCAACCAGCACAGAACATACGACTACAACAACAGCCCCGACAACCT atgTCCAATCCAAGACAAGCCTGCCAACCAGCACAGCAAAGGAAACCCTGA TGTTAACTGTAATGTCGGGTTCTGAAAcaacaatatacaataaaactg ACTTTCAATCAGAATCAAACCTGCTAACCAGCGCAGCAACGGAAACCACGG ACCCATGGCATTATTTCTGTCTGGACTCATAG
- the LOC113055471 gene encoding mucin-5AC-like isoform X5, translating to MELFIFIVFQLLTEVQSYNSLQKPFISVSDNDDQLNIVCEIPHSFRADFICSFYTEDDVLLDQCVSWWSQFGVNICMFDLSRSELFTRSVNSRQLSCVYSLKTEPEIRSPHSDTIIIRDTIPITVTITFRNTIRVSTSTSTEHTTTTTAPTTYVQSKTSLPTSTAKETLMLTVMSGSETTIYNKTVDFQSESNLLTSAATETTDPWHYFCLDS from the exons aTGGAGTTGTTCATCTTCATAGTGTTTCAGCTCCTGACGGAGGTTCAGTCTTACA ATTCCCTTCAGAAACCCTTCATCAGTGTTAGTGATAATGATGACCAGCTCAACATAGTATGTGAAATACCACATTCATTCAGAGCTGATTTCATCTGTAGTTTCTACACTGAGGATGATGTTCTTCTGGATCAATGTGTCTCTTGGTGGAGTCAGTTTGGAGTGAATATTTGTATGTTTGATTTAAGTCGTAGTGAACTCTTCACACGATCAGTGAACAGCAGACAGCTGAGCTGTGTTTATTCACTCAAGACTGAACCTGAGATCAGATCACCACACAGTGACACAATCATCATCAGAGACACAATCCCCATCACAGTCACAATCACCTTCAGAAACACGATCAGAG TTTCAACATCAACCAGCACAGAACATACGACTACAACAACAGCCCCGACAACCT atgTCCAATCCAAGACAAGCCTGCCAACCAGCACAGCAAAGGAAACCCTGA TGTTAACTGTAATGTCGGGTTCTGAAAcaacaatatacaataaaactg TAGACTTTCAATCAGAATCAAACCTGCTAACCAGCGCAGCAACGGAAACCACGG ACCCATGGCATTATTTCTGTCTGGACTCATAG